A window of Cryptomeria japonica chromosome 3, Sugi_1.0, whole genome shotgun sequence contains these coding sequences:
- the LOC131044052 gene encoding WAT1-related protein At5g07050 — protein MGEVGKCCCGDISVFFEKSKPSLAMIAVQFGFAGLNILSKFALNQGMSHFVLVFYRHLVATIVMAPLAYIFERKTRPKLTLRIFCEFFISSLLGVTLSQNLYNVGLKYTTATFATALLNLIPVITFLMAIIFRVERIDIKSLVGQAKVLGTLVCVSGAMSMTFYKGIKIQLWPSPFHLSEHNERDGKSEDLTKGSVLVVTSCISLSAWFILQGIVGSGIGFCLMTWCIKKKGPVFTTMFSPLVLIIVAIMGSILLDEKLHLGSVIGGSLIVIGLYFVLWGKGKEMEKNVKMPNTPPTISNNKELTNMQQNEDCINMQQNESDHKVEVREAMKHKRSIDSEEILEEMVIDAQQ, from the exons ATGGGTGAAGTTGGAAAGTGTTGTTGTGGGGATATATCAGTGTTCTTTGAAAAATCAAAGCCAAGCTTGGCCATGATAGCTGTTCAGTTTGGGTTTGCAGGGTTGAATATATTATCAAAATTTGCACTGAACCAGGGAATGTCACACTTTGTCTTGGTATTCTACAGGCATTTAGTTGCTACAATAGTCATGGCTCCTCTGGCTTATATCTTTGAAAG GAAGACGAGGCCAAAACTAACATTAAGGATCTTCTGCGAATTTTTCATTAGCAGTTTGCTTGG GGTCACACTGAGTCAAAATTTGTACAATGTTGGGCTAAAGTACACAACAGCTACTTTTGCAACTGCACTCCTCAATCTAATACCTGTCATTACTTTCCTCATGGCTATCATTTTTCG TGTGGAAAGAATAGATATTAAGAGTCTCGTTGGTCAAGCAAAGGTACTTGGAACCTTAGTTTGTGTGAGTGGAGCCATGAGTATGACATtctataaaggaataaaaatacaATTGTGGCCAtcacccttccacttaagtgaacATAATGAACGAGATGGGAAAAGTGAAGACTTGACTAAAGGCTCTGTGTTGGTGGTTACCAGTTGTATCTCCTTGTCAGCATGGTTTATTTTGCAG GGAATTGTAGGTTCGGGAATAGGTTTTTGTTTAATGACATGGTGCATAAAGAAAAAAGGACCTGTGTTTACCACTATGTTTAGTCCATTGGTGTTAATAATAGTGGCTATCATGGGTTCTATACTTCTTGATGAGAAGCTTCACTTAGGAAG TGTTATTGGTGGGAGCTTGATTGTTATAGGTCTATATTTTGTGCTTTGgggcaaaggaaaagaaatggaaaaaaatgtAAAGATGCCAAATACACCACCTACAATTTCTAACAACAAGGAATTGACTAATATGCAACAAAATGAGGATTGCATTAACATGCAACAAAATGAAAGTGATCACAAGGTAGAAGTAAGAGAAGCAATGAAGCATAAACGATCAATTGATTCTGAGGAAATCCTTGAGGAGATGGTAATAGATGCTCAACAATAG